From Cellulomonas fimi ATCC 484, a single genomic window includes:
- a CDS encoding mycoredoxin has product MTTETLPQAGTVTMYSTTWCGYCHRLKKQLDSAGIGYTEVDVEQDPDAAQYVESVNGGNRTVPTVVFPDGGALTNPSLVQVRERLGA; this is encoded by the coding sequence ATGACCACCGAGACCTTGCCCCAGGCCGGCACCGTGACGATGTACTCCACGACGTGGTGCGGGTACTGCCACCGGCTGAAGAAGCAGCTGGACTCGGCCGGCATCGGGTACACCGAGGTCGACGTCGAGCAGGACCCCGACGCGGCGCAGTACGTGGAGTCGGTCAACGGCGGCAACCGCACCGTCCCGACCGTCGTGTTCCCCGACGGCGGCGCGCTCACCAACCCGTCGCTGGTGCAGGTCCGCGAGCGCCTCGGCGCCTGA
- a CDS encoding ATP-dependent helicase codes for MSADALLDALDPEQRAVATALRGPVCVLAGAGTGKTRAITHRIAYGIRTGVYRPANVLAVTFTARAAGEMRTRLRGLGASGVQARTFHAAALRQLGFFWPKVVGGAPPRIVEQKAQVVAEAARRVGLSVDRVGVRDLASEVEWAKVSLVTADEYEKAVAAIGRPAPGGQDPQAVARLMTAYEQVKTERGVIDFEDVLLLLAAMLAERRDVADEVRDQYRYFVVDEYQDVSPLQQFLLDQWLGGRHELCVVGDPSQTIYSFAGATPYHLTSFASAHPGATVVRLVRDYRSTPQVVSLANQVIDATRRAGGPAPLELRAQRPDGPEVRFTTYDDDEAEAVGIAHAVARLVRGGVRPSEIAVLYRTNAQSEAFEEALATAGIAYQVRGGERFFARRDVRDALVLLRGGARSADPDVPMPETVRDILRTVGWAQEPPAARGAARERWDAMQALVTLADELDAAGPGRDGGSATDGRRATVADLVAELDERVAAQHAPTVEGVTLASLHAAKGLEWDAVFLAGLSEGLLPTSLADTPAAVAEERRLLYVGVTRAREHLHLSWSRSRLPGGRPNRSMSRFLTPVWPDGSSGRRGTRPGTGRGPVDGGPDGADPRVRRVVADLTAWRDERARATGVSPARLLTAATIAHVAAQQPRTREELGRVPGVGAQALASLGDEVLDVVRRAVAAVPQG; via the coding sequence ATGTCCGCCGACGCCCTCCTCGACGCCCTCGACCCCGAGCAGCGGGCCGTCGCGACCGCGCTGCGCGGTCCCGTGTGCGTGCTGGCCGGTGCGGGCACGGGCAAGACGCGCGCGATCACCCACCGCATCGCCTACGGCATCCGCACCGGCGTGTACCGGCCGGCCAACGTCCTCGCGGTGACGTTCACGGCGCGCGCGGCGGGGGAGATGCGCACGCGGCTGCGGGGCCTGGGCGCGTCCGGCGTGCAGGCGCGCACGTTCCACGCCGCGGCGCTGCGGCAGCTCGGCTTCTTCTGGCCGAAGGTCGTCGGCGGGGCACCGCCGCGCATCGTCGAGCAGAAGGCCCAGGTGGTCGCCGAGGCGGCCCGCCGGGTGGGGCTGTCGGTGGACCGGGTCGGCGTGCGGGACCTCGCGTCGGAGGTCGAGTGGGCGAAGGTCTCGCTCGTGACGGCCGACGAGTACGAGAAGGCGGTCGCCGCGATCGGCCGCCCGGCGCCCGGCGGCCAGGACCCGCAGGCCGTCGCGCGCCTCATGACGGCGTACGAGCAGGTCAAGACGGAGCGCGGCGTCATCGACTTCGAGGACGTGCTGCTGCTGCTCGCGGCGATGCTCGCCGAGCGCCGCGACGTGGCGGACGAGGTCCGCGACCAGTACCGCTACTTCGTGGTCGACGAGTACCAGGACGTCAGCCCGCTCCAGCAGTTCCTGCTCGACCAGTGGCTGGGCGGCCGCCACGAGCTGTGCGTCGTGGGCGACCCGAGCCAGACCATCTACTCGTTCGCGGGCGCGACGCCGTACCACCTGACGTCCTTCGCGTCGGCCCACCCGGGCGCGACCGTCGTCCGCCTCGTGCGCGACTACCGCTCGACGCCGCAGGTCGTCTCGCTCGCCAACCAGGTCATCGACGCCACCCGTCGCGCGGGCGGGCCCGCGCCGCTGGAGCTGCGCGCGCAGCGCCCCGACGGTCCCGAGGTCCGCTTCACGACCTACGACGACGACGAGGCGGAGGCGGTCGGCATCGCCCACGCGGTCGCACGCCTGGTCCGGGGCGGTGTCCGGCCGAGCGAGATCGCCGTCCTGTACCGCACGAACGCGCAGTCCGAGGCCTTCGAGGAGGCGCTCGCGACGGCCGGCATCGCGTACCAGGTGCGCGGCGGCGAGCGGTTCTTCGCGCGGCGTGACGTGCGGGACGCGCTCGTGCTGCTGCGCGGCGGGGCGCGCTCGGCGGACCCGGACGTGCCGATGCCGGAGACCGTCCGCGACATCCTGCGCACCGTCGGGTGGGCCCAGGAGCCGCCCGCCGCCCGCGGGGCCGCACGCGAGCGTTGGGACGCCATGCAGGCGTTGGTGACCCTCGCCGACGAGCTCGACGCGGCCGGCCCGGGACGGGACGGGGGCAGCGCGACGGACGGTCGTCGTGCGACGGTCGCGGACCTCGTCGCCGAGCTGGACGAGCGCGTCGCCGCGCAGCACGCGCCGACGGTGGAGGGGGTGACGCTCGCGTCGCTGCACGCCGCCAAGGGCCTCGAGTGGGACGCCGTCTTCCTCGCAGGGCTCAGCGAGGGGCTCCTGCCGACGTCGCTCGCGGACACCCCGGCGGCCGTCGCCGAGGAGCGCCGCCTCCTGTACGTCGGCGTGACCCGCGCGCGCGAGCACCTGCACCTGTCCTGGTCGCGGTCCCGCCTGCCCGGCGGCCGCCCGAACCGGTCGATGTCCCGCTTCCTCACGCCCGTGTGGCCCGACGGGTCGTCGGGCCGCCGTGGGACGCGCCCGGGGACGGGCCGTGGGCCGGTGGACGGCGGACCCGACGGCGCGGACCCGCGGGTGCGGCGCGTCGTGGCGGACCTGACCGCCTGGCGCGACGAGCGAGCCCGCGCGACCGGGGTCAGCCCGGCGCGCCTGCTCACGGCCGCGACGATCGCGCACGTCGCGGCGCAGCAGCCGCGCACGCGCGAGGAGCTGGGACGCGTCCCGGGGGTCGGTGCGCAGGCGCTCGCGTCGCTGGGAGACGAGGTCCTCGACGTGGTGCGGCGGGCGGTCGCGGCGGTGCCGCAGGGCTGA
- a CDS encoding WhiB family transcriptional regulator translates to MRLTTLLDTVNQGGSGAWPPTGSTATTDDTQFDALVADLIPCRTNDPELWFAEQTAVVERAKALCRECPIIEGCLAGALERAEPWGVWGGQVFIGGVVVPMKRGRGRPRKNAAPAA, encoded by the coding sequence GTGCGGCTCACGACGCTGCTCGACACCGTGAACCAGGGCGGATCGGGCGCCTGGCCTCCCACGGGCAGCACCGCGACCACCGACGACACCCAGTTCGACGCGCTCGTCGCCGACCTCATCCCGTGCCGGACGAACGACCCGGAGCTGTGGTTCGCCGAGCAGACGGCCGTCGTCGAGCGGGCCAAGGCGCTCTGCCGCGAGTGCCCGATCATCGAGGGCTGCCTCGCCGGCGCGCTCGAGCGGGCCGAGCCGTGGGGCGTCTGGGGTGGCCAGGTCTTCATCGGCGGCGTCGTCGTCCCGATGAAGCGCGGTCGCGGACGCCCGCGGAAGAACGCGGCCCCGGCAGCCTGA
- a CDS encoding ThiF family adenylyltransferase — protein sequence MRLRPGLQVLRRGAAEVQVGTDPRWAVRLVDLDPADARALTGLDAGTDLDDLDDRGASADAAARLAPRLAAAGLTTTDDGRTAPGPSCADAAVWSLLLPDGNGRGLVATRSARCVGVVGLGPVGLAVAVTLAAAGVGHVLLDDDRPVRAGDVGPAGYRWGDVGSRRAAVAARLLRDTAPRVGVDDGTPPDLLVVAEHGAADPARSAVLVGSAVPHLSVVVREGDTVVGPLVVPGSGPCLRCLDLHRTDLDPGWPVLLAQLTAPADDRPEVGVVAAVAAGVASAAALAHLDGVVAPRPGVTFEVTLPDAVPRERTWAVHPDCGCTALPVPSGR from the coding sequence ATGCGTCTGCGTCCGGGTCTGCAGGTCCTGCGCCGCGGCGCCGCGGAGGTGCAGGTCGGGACCGACCCGCGGTGGGCCGTGCGGCTCGTCGACCTCGACCCCGCGGACGCCCGGGCGCTGACCGGCCTCGACGCCGGCACCGACCTCGACGACCTCGACGACCGAGGAGCGTCGGCCGACGCCGCCGCCCGCCTCGCTCCCCGGCTGGCCGCCGCGGGCCTGACCACGACGGACGACGGTCGGACCGCGCCGGGACCGTCGTGCGCAGACGCCGCCGTGTGGTCCCTGCTCCTTCCGGACGGGAACGGCCGGGGACTCGTCGCCACGCGGTCCGCACGGTGCGTGGGTGTCGTGGGCCTCGGCCCCGTCGGGCTCGCCGTCGCGGTGACGCTCGCCGCGGCGGGCGTCGGGCACGTCCTCCTCGACGACGACCGCCCGGTCCGCGCCGGCGACGTCGGCCCCGCCGGCTACCGCTGGGGCGACGTGGGGTCCCGCCGGGCGGCGGTCGCGGCGCGGCTGCTGCGGGACACGGCCCCCCGGGTGGGTGTGGACGACGGGACCCCTCCCGACCTGCTGGTCGTGGCCGAGCACGGGGCGGCCGACCCGGCGCGGTCGGCGGTGCTCGTCGGGTCCGCGGTCCCGCACCTGTCGGTCGTCGTGCGGGAGGGCGACACGGTCGTCGGTCCCCTCGTGGTGCCGGGCAGCGGCCCGTGCCTGCGGTGCCTCGACCTGCACCGCACGGACCTCGACCCGGGCTGGCCGGTGCTCCTGGCGCAGCTCACCGCACCCGCCGACGACCGTCCCGAGGTCGGCGTCGTCGCCGCGGTCGCCGCCGGCGTGGCGTCCGCCGCGGCACTCGCGCACCTCGACGGCGTCGTCGCGCCGCGACCGGGCGTCACGTTCGAGGTCACGCTGCCGGACGCGGTCCCCCGGGAACGCACGTGGGCGGTGCACCCCGACTGCGGGTGCACCGCCCTGCCCGTCCCCTCGGGACGGTGA
- a CDS encoding DUF5679 domain-containing protein, which yields MADTYSGEFYCVKCKEKREAEGEVVVSESGRRMAKATCPVCGTKLNRILGKA from the coding sequence ATGGCCGACACCTACTCCGGCGAGTTCTACTGCGTGAAGTGCAAGGAGAAGCGCGAGGCGGAGGGCGAGGTCGTCGTCTCCGAGTCGGGCCGTCGCATGGCGAAGGCCACGTGCCCCGTGTGCGGCACCAAGCTCAACCGCATCCTCGGCAAGGCCTGA
- a CDS encoding M48 family metallopeptidase: protein MQPTYDLSQVEVRRSRRRARTVTAWREGDRTIVAIPARFTRAQEHEWVRRMLTRLAAQERRRRPSDEELAARAADLSARYLGGRAQPTSVAWSTNQGRRWGSCTPSEGTIRLSDRMRGMPRWVVDYVLLHELAHLLHAGHGPEFWAELESYPRTQRARGFLEGVAYAADRNGAADDPPGGTSGGAVDDEDPAVDGPDAVVALDELEPA, encoded by the coding sequence GTGCAACCCACGTACGACCTCTCGCAGGTCGAGGTCCGCCGTTCGCGCAGGCGCGCGCGCACGGTGACCGCGTGGCGCGAGGGGGACCGGACGATCGTCGCGATCCCGGCACGGTTCACGCGTGCGCAGGAGCACGAGTGGGTGCGGCGCATGCTGACCCGGCTCGCCGCGCAGGAGCGGCGTCGTCGGCCGTCCGACGAGGAGCTCGCGGCGCGCGCCGCGGACCTCTCGGCGCGGTACCTGGGCGGGCGGGCGCAGCCGACGAGCGTCGCGTGGTCGACGAACCAGGGCCGGCGCTGGGGCTCGTGCACGCCCAGCGAGGGGACGATCCGCCTGTCCGACCGGATGCGCGGGATGCCGCGGTGGGTCGTCGACTACGTGCTGCTGCACGAGCTCGCGCACCTGCTGCACGCGGGGCACGGCCCCGAGTTCTGGGCCGAGCTCGAGTCGTACCCGCGCACGCAGCGGGCCCGCGGGTTCCTCGAGGGCGTCGCGTACGCGGCGGACCGCAACGGCGCGGCCGACGACCCGCCCGGCGGGACCTCGGGTGGCGCGGTCGACGACGAGGACCCGGCCGTGGACGGGCCGGACGCGGTCGTCGCCCTCGACGAGCTCGAACCCGCCTGA
- a CDS encoding zinc-dependent metalloprotease, with protein MSPDNPAVPGPDGPENPAWEQMLRAMLGDGADEAIREMRARGFDPSAMAAASGLPTDPRMLEQAVAQIRRMLAASGDEPVNWRMAHDLARQQASLGGDPSLSPARSREVLEALSVAELWLDAVTDLPPSTGTPHAWSRAEWVEATLPTWRTLTEPVAGSLSAALVDALGSSLPEDAADALPGGLDPSLLLRQLGSAVFGMQVGQGAGTLAREAFGTTDIGLPLLDSPAPALVPANVDAFAEGLDAPREEVRLFLALREAAATRLFTHVPWLRAHLLATVEAYARGIRIDVDQLEEAVRSIDPTDAAALQAALSGGVFAPHTTPEQKAALERLETALALVEGWVDEVSAAAAIAHLPHTVALREMVRRRRAAGGPAEQTFANLVGLELRPRRLRDAAALWAQIARDAGPAGRDAVWDHPDLLPTTQDLDDPAGYGRRRAEAVDETAEVDRALAQILGEDPQEPPAG; from the coding sequence GTGAGCCCCGACAACCCCGCCGTGCCCGGGCCCGACGGACCCGAGAACCCGGCCTGGGAGCAGATGCTGCGCGCCATGCTGGGCGACGGCGCCGACGAGGCGATCCGCGAGATGCGCGCCCGCGGCTTCGACCCGTCCGCGATGGCCGCCGCGTCCGGCCTGCCCACCGACCCCCGCATGCTCGAGCAGGCGGTCGCCCAGATCCGCCGCATGCTGGCGGCGTCCGGCGACGAGCCCGTGAACTGGCGGATGGCGCACGACCTGGCCCGCCAGCAGGCGTCGCTCGGCGGCGACCCCTCGCTGAGCCCCGCGCGCTCGCGCGAGGTCCTCGAGGCGCTGTCGGTCGCGGAGCTGTGGCTCGACGCGGTCACCGACCTGCCGCCGTCGACGGGCACGCCGCACGCGTGGAGCCGGGCGGAGTGGGTCGAGGCGACGCTCCCGACGTGGCGCACGCTCACCGAGCCGGTCGCCGGCTCGCTGTCGGCGGCCCTCGTCGACGCCCTCGGCTCGAGCCTGCCGGAGGACGCGGCCGACGCGCTCCCCGGCGGGCTGGACCCGTCGCTCCTGCTGCGCCAGCTCGGCTCGGCGGTGTTCGGGATGCAGGTCGGCCAGGGCGCCGGCACGCTCGCCCGCGAGGCGTTCGGGACGACCGACATCGGCCTGCCGCTGCTCGACAGCCCCGCCCCGGCGCTCGTGCCGGCCAACGTCGACGCGTTCGCCGAGGGCCTGGACGCGCCGCGCGAGGAGGTCCGCCTGTTCCTCGCGCTCCGTGAGGCCGCCGCGACGCGCCTGTTCACGCACGTGCCGTGGCTGCGGGCGCACCTGCTCGCGACCGTCGAGGCGTACGCGCGCGGCATCCGGATCGACGTCGACCAGCTCGAGGAGGCGGTCCGCTCGATCGACCCGACCGACGCCGCCGCGCTGCAGGCCGCGCTGTCCGGCGGCGTGTTCGCGCCGCACACCACGCCCGAGCAGAAGGCCGCGCTCGAGCGCCTCGAGACGGCGCTGGCCCTCGTCGAGGGCTGGGTCGACGAGGTGAGCGCGGCCGCCGCGATCGCGCACCTGCCGCACACGGTCGCACTGCGGGAGATGGTCCGCCGCCGTCGTGCCGCGGGCGGCCCCGCGGAGCAGACGTTCGCGAACCTCGTGGGCCTCGAGCTGCGCCCGCGCCGCCTGCGCGACGCCGCCGCGCTGTGGGCGCAGATCGCGCGCGACGCAGGCCCGGCCGGTCGCGACGCGGTGTGGGACCACCCCGACCTGCTCCCGACGACGCAGGACCTCGACGACCCGGCCGGGTACGGGCGCCGCCGCGCCGAGGCCGTCGACGAGACCGCCGAGGTCGACCGGGCGCTCGCGCAGATCCTCGGCGAGGACCCGCAGGAGCCGCCGGCGGGCTGA
- a CDS encoding NAD-dependent epimerase/dehydratase family protein — MGGQVRSGRTGAPAPDGRRHEDDVVVLGGGPVADALCAAWPTARLVDELPEHDPHEALGSPDVVLVVAHRGDLGAADGPAARDRQASAVARAQRALAAARSAGARHVVVVGSAAVHGAWRDRPVIHDADPVARGADAPHDGLVGELVAVEAVLARAGRRRSPLLTVLRPAALAGAGVDTFVTRHFEAPRLLTVRGAVRQWQFAHVEDVASAARFAVEHGLTGALTVGSTDVLSPSQVEAAAGMRRVELAATTAFGTAERLHRVGVLPAPASELAFVVYPWTVASDRLLAAGWTPRWSSVECLDVLLEGVQGRVAVAGRRVGSRDAAALGAAGAAVALIGTAAVWRQARARRGR; from the coding sequence GTGGGCGGGCAGGTTCGCTCAGGGCGCACGGGCGCCCCGGCTCCGGACGGTCGGCGCCACGAGGACGACGTCGTCGTGCTCGGGGGCGGGCCCGTCGCGGACGCGCTGTGCGCGGCGTGGCCGACGGCACGCCTGGTCGACGAGCTGCCCGAGCACGACCCGCACGAGGCGCTGGGCAGCCCGGACGTCGTGCTGGTGGTTGCGCACCGCGGCGACCTGGGGGCGGCCGACGGGCCGGCGGCGCGGGACCGGCAGGCGAGCGCGGTGGCCCGGGCGCAGCGCGCGCTCGCGGCGGCGCGCTCGGCCGGGGCCCGGCACGTCGTCGTCGTCGGGTCGGCGGCCGTGCACGGGGCGTGGCGCGACCGCCCGGTCATCCACGACGCCGACCCGGTGGCGCGCGGTGCCGACGCGCCGCACGACGGGCTCGTCGGCGAGCTCGTCGCGGTCGAGGCGGTGCTGGCCCGCGCCGGGCGCCGGCGGTCGCCGCTGCTCACGGTGCTGCGGCCCGCGGCGCTCGCCGGTGCGGGCGTGGACACGTTCGTGACGCGGCACTTCGAGGCGCCGCGGCTGCTCACCGTGCGGGGTGCGGTGCGGCAGTGGCAGTTCGCGCACGTCGAGGACGTCGCGTCGGCCGCGCGGTTCGCCGTCGAGCACGGCCTGACCGGTGCGCTCACGGTCGGTTCCACCGACGTGCTCTCGCCGTCGCAGGTCGAGGCCGCGGCCGGCATGCGGCGGGTCGAGCTCGCGGCGACGACCGCGTTCGGCACCGCCGAGCGGCTGCACCGCGTCGGGGTGCTGCCCGCGCCGGCGTCGGAGCTGGCGTTCGTCGTCTACCCGTGGACCGTCGCCTCCGACCGGCTGCTCGCGGCGGGCTGGACGCCCCGCTGGTCGAGCGTCGAGTGCCTCGACGTGCTGCTCGAGGGCGTGCAGGGGCGGGTCGCGGTCGCGGGCCGGCGCGTCGGGTCGCGGGACGCCGCGGCCCTCGGTGCGGCCGGCGCCGCGGTCGCGCTCATCGGGACGGCCGCCGTGTGGCGGCAGGCGCGCGCACGACGCGGTCGGTGA
- a CDS encoding YlbL family protein, with amino-acid sequence MLDAPDPSSDDVLPEPRPLAPRSMTLTAAMLGTATLLAVLVLLPTPYAVNSPGPTRDVLGELDGTPMIQVSGAETFDSTGELRLTTVSSTGGPGYPTSILGALTGWFEASSVVLPVEQVYPPDVSQEQLDESNEAEMVSSQEDATVAALTELGYEVPATLLVAGTVEGTDAEGKLEENDVLVAFDGTPLPDYQTLVDDLADVEPGQTVTLTVRRHGQPVDVPVVTTEREGGGAQIGVLIDPTFDMPVDVTISIDDIGGPSAGTMFALGIVDKLTAADEADGEHIAGTGTMDVTGEVGPIGGIRQKLAGARRDGAAWFLAPAANCDEVVGHVPDGLRVVRVATLHEAREAMEAIGAGEAGDLPTCTADAGTASPSEG; translated from the coding sequence GTGCTCGACGCCCCCGACCCGTCGTCCGACGACGTCCTGCCGGAGCCGCGCCCGCTCGCGCCGCGCTCGATGACGCTCACCGCCGCCATGCTCGGCACCGCGACGCTCCTCGCGGTGCTCGTGCTGCTGCCGACCCCGTACGCGGTGAACAGCCCGGGGCCGACCCGGGACGTGCTCGGCGAGCTCGACGGCACGCCGATGATCCAGGTGTCCGGGGCGGAGACGTTCGACTCGACCGGCGAGCTGCGCCTGACCACGGTCTCCAGCACGGGCGGGCCCGGCTACCCGACGAGCATCCTCGGCGCCCTGACGGGCTGGTTCGAGGCGTCGTCCGTCGTCCTGCCGGTCGAGCAGGTCTACCCGCCCGACGTGTCGCAGGAGCAGCTCGACGAGTCCAACGAGGCCGAGATGGTGTCCTCGCAGGAGGACGCGACGGTCGCAGCCCTGACCGAGCTGGGCTACGAGGTGCCGGCGACGCTGCTCGTGGCGGGCACGGTCGAGGGCACCGACGCCGAGGGCAAGCTCGAGGAGAACGACGTCCTGGTCGCGTTCGACGGGACGCCGCTGCCCGACTACCAGACGCTCGTCGACGACCTGGCCGACGTCGAGCCCGGTCAGACCGTCACGCTCACCGTGCGCCGGCACGGGCAGCCGGTCGACGTGCCGGTCGTCACCACGGAGCGCGAGGGCGGGGGCGCGCAGATCGGCGTGCTCATCGACCCGACGTTCGACATGCCCGTCGACGTGACGATCAGCATCGACGACATCGGCGGGCCGAGCGCAGGGACCATGTTCGCGCTCGGGATCGTCGACAAGCTCACCGCGGCCGACGAGGCCGACGGCGAGCACATCGCCGGCACGGGGACGATGGACGTCACCGGCGAGGTCGGGCCGATCGGCGGGATCCGGCAGAAGCTCGCGGGGGCGCGGCGGGACGGGGCCGCCTGGTTCCTGGCGCCCGCGGCCAACTGCGACGAGGTCGTCGGGCACGTGCCGGACGGCCTGCGCGTGGTGCGCGTCGCGACCCTGCACGAGGCGCGCGAGGCGATGGAGGCGATCGGGGCGGGCGAGGCCGGCGACCTGCCGACGTGCACGGCCGACGCGGGCACCGCGAGCCCGTCGGAGGGCTGA
- a CDS encoding PPA1309 family protein, producing the protein MTQPSTAPHPGQQALADAVREVEHHVAAAGWDGPVRVFALVRTQAALATEPGLADQLAADVLAAAQADAWHLTSVEQEGLPSAPDLESLLAGLSWPDAVDGVAVTVERVVLPPAAEAEMPADADAALAYLMSHPDRADVRLAVGVLRDGPSWCAVRTREHDADDQVGQGPDLVPGLVAALRSTLE; encoded by the coding sequence GTGACCCAGCCCTCCACCGCCCCGCACCCCGGACAGCAGGCTCTCGCGGACGCGGTCCGCGAGGTCGAGCACCACGTCGCCGCCGCCGGCTGGGACGGGCCGGTCCGGGTCTTCGCCCTGGTCAGGACGCAGGCCGCGCTCGCGACCGAGCCGGGTCTGGCCGACCAGCTCGCGGCCGACGTGCTCGCCGCGGCGCAGGCCGACGCGTGGCACCTCACGTCCGTCGAGCAGGAGGGGCTGCCGTCGGCCCCGGACCTGGAGTCGCTGCTCGCCGGGCTGTCGTGGCCGGACGCCGTCGACGGCGTCGCCGTGACCGTCGAGCGCGTCGTGCTGCCGCCCGCGGCCGAGGCCGAGATGCCCGCCGACGCGGACGCCGCGCTCGCCTACCTCATGTCCCACCCGGACCGCGCCGACGTGCGGCTGGCCGTGGGCGTGCTGCGCGACGGGCCGTCGTGGTGCGCGGTGCGCACGCGGGAGCACGACGCGGACGACCAGGTCGGCCAGGGACCGGACCTCGTGCCCGGCCTCGTCGCGGCCCTGCGCTCGACGCTGGAGTAG